From the genome of Faecalibacterium prausnitzii:
CGCCTTCCAAAAAAGCGCAGCCGCCTGATTGTCGTTTTACCTGGGAACGAGATGTTTTACAGCGCGGTCTTGATGTTGTGATGAGTGGAGCTGTAACGAACAACTGCTTCCATCAGGGCGAGAGGCCACAGAATGACCTTGCCCAGGATCTCGGCCGGCTTGACACATACCGTGTCCATGCTGTTGATGCCGAACAGGATCAGACATGCGATACCACAGCCCAGAATGTAATAGTACATAATCAAACCTCCTATATCTTTCTACGGGTCTTGGACCCGAAGTTCAGTACACAGCGGGGCGTTTTCTGCTCTCCGCATCCTTACTATACCGCAATTTCAATCTAAAGTCAATATCCGAAATCGTGAAACAATTGAAAGCTTTTGTTGAAATTCGTTTTACTCATCGAAGTAAAGTGTAAAAGCTTGCTTTGCTTTATAAATGTGAAGTCAGTGTTCTGAATTGGCCGCGAGCCGGAAACAATTTGTTCATATTTGGGGTCAAAACGCCCCGGAAACCGGCGTTTTGTTTTCTCTGTAAGTACAGGAAACAGCGCACAAAAGTCCTGCTTGAAGTTTGTGCAGAATGCCATGCAATAACAGCTGTTCCTCCCTCGTTTACAAGTTAAGGAAAGTCGTGTCGGAATTTTTGTTTTCGAAAGCCGGAGGGCCCCATCATGAAAGAAAAACTCTGCAAAAAGATCCTGGGTTTTCTACTCGCCTCCCTGCTCCTGCTGACCGTTTCGCCGCCTGCCTTCGCGGATATGGGGCCGAAACCGTCGGTCACGCTCAGGCTCTACATCTACAACGACCAGAATTACGCCGTGACTCTGCTGGGCAATACAGAATCCACCGGCCCATGGAGCGCCCCCAGCGCATACGGGGACTGGATGGGTTCCCGCGAGGTGTGGGAAGCCTTTCAGGCTTACGATGCGCCGGAGGGGTACTACTTCCTCGGCTACTTCGAGGAATACTTCGGCGACACCGAACAGACCTTCACCTGGGGGTACTACCCGCCCCAGAAATTCTATGTGCTCCTTTATAATATGGACACCGGGGTCTTTTCCATTAGCAAAGAGCCGGTCCAGCGGTATGCGTTCGACAGCGAATGGCAGGTGCTGTTCGACCCGGAGGACGGCTGGATGCACGTCTACACCAACCGGACCGACAGCGACCAGATTTCCCTGTTCACCTCCCGGTTACTCATCACGCTGATTCTGGAGCTGGCGCTGGGTGCCCTGGTGTTCGGCCTGCGCGAAAAAGCCCAGCAGAACCTCATCGGCGGGGTCAATCTGGCCACGCAGCTTGCACTGAACCTTGTTCTCCACTACGGGCTGTTTTATCTCGGCCCCTGGGCGGGCTTTGCGCTCTACGCCGGAATGGAAGTGCTGGTCTTCGCGGTGGAAGTCTCCGCCTACTGCCGCTGGCTGCCCTGGCCGGAGGGCAAAACACCCCGCCCGGTGCTCTACGCCCTGACGGCCAACCTGCTCTCGTTCGGCGTCGGCTGGCTTTTGAACGAGCACCTGACGAACGCCCAGATCCGGTGGCTCAGCCTTGCGGCCCTGTTCCTGTGGTACACGGTGCCCAAGTTGGCGGGAAAAACGTGTCTTTTTAAGCAAAACGCACAAGAAAACGACAAAAGATTGTGATTTTCCATTCTTGTTGCCAGAGAAGAAATGCGTTATAATAGAACCATCAAATCGGCGGATACCGGAAAGGAGAACATGCTCTATGGCAAAAGCATCGCAGGTCGTTTTAATGGAAAATGAATTTTACCTGATCAAAGCCCCGAACGGGAAGGTGTTGGAGGTAAAGAACTTCAATACCGAGAACGGCGCTGCGATCGGGTTGTGGGATTACGCAGGCCATCCGTGGCAGCAGTGGCAGTTCGTGGACGCCGGTGAGGGCCGCTGGCGCATCCAGAACCGGTTCACAGGCAAGTTCATCGATCTGGCGCTCGGCGGCGTGGTCGAGGGCACCTGGCTGCACCAGTGGAGCCGCAGCAGCGGGCTGAGCCAGTGCTGGGCGCTGGAACCCACCCGCAGCGGCCGCACCCGCATCCGGAACGTGCTGGCTGACAAGTACATCGACCTCGTGGGCATGAACACCGCGAACGGTGCCCAGGCCCAGATCTGGAACTACGTCTCCGGCGGCAATCAGGAGTGGAATCTTGTCCGCGTGGACCCCGCTTCCACCCAGATCAACGCGCGCGGCAACGAGGCGCACGACCCGGAACCCACCCCCTCGCAGCGCAAGCACCAGAACGATCTGGTCCGCAAGCTGAACAATGCCGGCAAGGGCCGCGCTGCACGGAAATAAAAAAGAACGAAAAGACCCTCTCAGTCTCGCATCCGCTCGCCAGCTCCCCCGTCGGGGGAGCTTTGATGCTGACAGAACTCAACATCAAAACCTCGCTCTTCGGCAGAGGCGGCATTGCGGAGCAATGACGGAGAGGGTCTCTTTTATCGTAATTTTCAAAAATAGTGCCTATCAAAACGGCATATTTGCGATATGCAGTTTGCGGATGTTGCTTGTGCATTAAAAACGCAAACTGCTATATTATCAGAAGGAGAACGCTTCATGAACCCTGAATTTCCCATGCGGAACACGACGCTGTGCTATCTGGAGCAGGACGGCAAGTGGCTGATGCTCCACCGCGTCACCAAGAAAAACGACATGAACCACGACAAATGGATCGGCGTGGGCGGCAAGTTCGAGCCGTTCGAAAGCCCGGAAGACTGCCTGCTGCGCGAGGTGCAGGAAGAGACCGGCCTTCAGCTGACCCGCTTCCGCTGCCGGGGCATCGTGACCTTCATTCTGGGCCGTCTAACCGAGTACATGCACCTTTACACCGCAGACGGCTGGACCGGTGAACTGATCCGGGACCCCGCCCGCAACGAAGGGGTGCTGGAATGGGTGCCGACGGACACCGTCGAAACGCTGCCCATCTGGGAGGGCGACAAGATCTTCCTCCGCCTGCTCAAAGAGGACTGCCCGTTCTTCTCCCTCAAGCTGACCTATGAGGGGGATACTTTAACGGAGGCGGTCCTCGATG
Proteins encoded in this window:
- a CDS encoding NUDIX hydrolase, with protein sequence MNPEFPMRNTTLCYLEQDGKWLMLHRVTKKNDMNHDKWIGVGGKFEPFESPEDCLLREVQEETGLQLTRFRCRGIVTFILGRLTEYMHLYTADGWTGELIRDPARNEGVLEWVPTDTVETLPIWEGDKIFLRLLKEDCPFFSLKLTYEGDTLTEAVLDGKRIFSAAKKPQGL
- a CDS encoding RICIN domain-containing protein, coding for MAKASQVVLMENEFYLIKAPNGKVLEVKNFNTENGAAIGLWDYAGHPWQQWQFVDAGEGRWRIQNRFTGKFIDLALGGVVEGTWLHQWSRSSGLSQCWALEPTRSGRTRIRNVLADKYIDLVGMNTANGAQAQIWNYVSGGNQEWNLVRVDPASTQINARGNEAHDPEPTPSQRKHQNDLVRKLNNAGKGRAARK